The Pandoraea apista genomic interval TACGCCAGTTCGAGCGCGACATCTGGCAGGCAGGGGTGAGCCCCGCTGCCGCACCCAAATCCGCATCCGTCGATACGGCGACTGCGTCCGAGAACTGGTCGGGTGCGCCGTCGCCGGGCGAACTTCGGATGGCGGGGTGGGTGGTGGCCCACCCGCGACTTCATGGGTTGCCTGTCGGGACCGCTCCGCTGCGTGCTGACGTCGAGCGGGTTCTGCTGCGCCTGCTGCGCCCTGATGCTGACGCGACCGACACGACGGCCGCGCTGGCACAACTGGCCGATCTCGCGGCCGATCTCCACCGGGCGGGGGCGACGGCACCGCTTGATTACTGGCGTCTGGCCGCCGCGTGGCTGCGATTCGCGCGCGCTCCGCTGAGTCTGGCCGATAAGCGCCAGATCGGGCGAATGAATCTGGCGCTGCGCAAGCAATTGACTCGTCCGAGCGCGCCGGGCGACGCCCAGAGCGCATCGACCGCAACTGCGGGGGCGGGCACAAAGGGGGCGGGCGAGGCGGTGCCCGGGCACGATCTGCTCGAGGCCCTCGCCACGTGGCATGCACAGGCCCCGGATAGCTGGCTGGGCACGCTGCTGGCCGATTTTGGCGTGCTGCGCCGACCCGGCCATCTGCCTGAGCCATTGGCCGACGCCGCCCAAGCGGCGCAGAAGCAGGGCGTGGGCAACAGCTCGCGCGACTGGCTGCGTATCGGGCCGTTGGCGGTGCGGCAGGACGTTTGCCAGACGTTCCTCAGCCTTGCCGATGAGGCGCTTCCGAATCTGAACGATCCGGCGGTGGCGGCGAAAGTCGCGGAATACTCCGCGGCGATTGGGCTGGCGCCGGTGGCGCGGCTCGCGGCGGCGGTGGCTGCAACGGGCGAGCGGCTAGCGGTTTCGCCGCCAGCAGAGCCGGGCGGTCCGGCGGCGCTGGCGATGACCGTCAAGGCGTTGCGCGGCATGCTTCACCAGTTCGCGGCCGACACGTATCCCGAATCGCGGCCTGATCTGATTGCCGACATGGCGATGTGGCGAGAGCGCGCGCTCGACGCCAGCGTGTTCGGGCAGCGGCTCGTCACCGGGCGCGACGTTCCGTGATAAAGTCGGCGAAAAGGCCGCCTTTGGCGGCCGATCGCCGTACCAAGATGCGGAAATAGTTCGTCCGCTGACCGGCCGCAGGCAGGTGCTGCGAGCCCGCTCGGGGGCCATGCCCCTGCTGCGGCGTGCGACACCGGGCGGCAGACCGTCAAACAGGTTCCGATAAACTTTGGCCCTATGCCGAACGACCGTATCAATCTCACGAATCAGTTTCTCATCGCCATGCCGGGCATGGCCGATCCGACGTTTTCCGGCACCGTCGTGTACCTGTGCGAGCACAGCGAAAAGGGCGCGATCGGGCTCGTCATCAATCGTCCGACCGACATCGATCTGCAATCGTTGTTCGAGCGTCTCGACCTGAAGCTGGAAATCGATCCCCTGGCGCACCAGCCGGTATTTTTCGGCGGTCCGGTGCAGACCGAGCGTGGCTTCGTGCTGCACGAAGCCACCGGCACGTCGTATAGCTCGTCGCTATCGGTGCCGGGCGGCCTCGAGATGACGACATCGAAAGACGTGCTCGAAGCCGTGGCCAACGGGCAAGGGCCGAGCCGCTTCCTGCTCACGCTCGGGCACTCGGGCTGGAGTGCGGGGCAACTCGAAGACGAAATCGGCCGCAATGGCTGGCTGACCGTCGCCGCTGACCCGGGCATCGTGTTCGATGTGCCGCCGGCCGAGCGCTTCGACGCCGCACTGGCGCTGCTGGGCGTTACGTCGTCGATGCTCTCCGCCGACGCAGGTCACGCATGACGGCTGGCAGTGCCACGGTACTCGCCTTCGATTACGGCGAGCGCCGGATCGGCGTGGCGATCGGCAATCTCATGCTGCGCGAAGCCCGCGCACTCACCGTGCTTGCCAATCTCAATCGCGAAGTCCGGTTCGCCGAGACCGGCAAGCTCATTGCGGAATGGCAACCCGAACTGATCGTTGTCGGGCTGCCCTGTCACCCCGACGGCACTCCGCACGCGATGACCCAGCAAGCCAAGCGCTTCGGAAATCAACTCAACGGACGATTCGACGTGCCCGTCGTGTGGGTGGACGAGCGCTACTCGTCGGTCGCCGCTGCGGCGGCGTTGGCCGAGGCGGGCGTGAAGGTGTCCCAGAAGACATCGCTCGACGCCGAAGCTGCTCGCATCATCCTCCAACAGTATTTCGACGAGCATGTGCCAGCCTGACCTTTCGGCCGGCGTCATGTCCGGCAGTTTTCTGCGCGACGCCGCATTACGCTGTGTCGGCAAGGCGTCTGCCCTGTATGGCTAACGGAATCCTCGGCCGGCGCGGCCATCCCCAACTCAATCGCCACGGTGAACTGAAGCACTTGCTAACAGTGGAGGGGTTACCGCGCGCCGTGCTGACGCACATTCTCGACACTGCCACGCAGTTCGTTGGCGTGAACGATGCCGACGTCAAAAAGGTGCCGTTGCTCAGCGGCAAGTCGGTCTTCAATCTGTTCTTCGAGAATTCCACCCGTACGCGAACGACGTTTGAGATCGCGGCAGCGCGCTTGTCGGCCGATGTGCTGAATCTGAATATCACTGCGTCGTCGACGAGCAAGGGCGAGACATTGCTGGATACGATCGGCAACCTGTCGGCCATGCATGCGGATCTGTTCGTCGTGCGTCACGCGCAGTCGGGGGCGCCGTATCTGATTGCGGAGCATTGCGCGCCGCATGTGCATGTCATCAACGCAGGCGATGGACGTCATGCGCACCCTACGCAGGGCCTGCTCGACATGTACACCATTCGCCATCACAAGGGTGAATTCCAGAACCTGACGGTCGCGATTGTTGGGGACATTCTGCATTCGCGGGTGGCGCGTTCAGATATTCACGCGCTCACCACGCTTGGCGTGCCGGAAGTGCGCGCCATCGGTCCGCGTACGCTCTTGCCCACCGGCCTTGAGCAACTCGGCGTGCGCGTGTTCCACGACATGGACGAAGGGCTTCGCGGCGTGGACGTCGTGATCATGTTGCGCTTGCAGAACGAGCGAATGAACGGCGCGCTGTTGCCCTCGGCCGCTGAGTATTTCAAGTATTACGGCCTGACGCCGGAGCGTCTTGCCTTGGCCAGGCCCGATGCCATCGTCATGCACCCGGGGCCGATGAACCGGGGCGTGGAGATCGATTCGTCTGTCGCAGACGGCCCGCAGTCGGTCATTCTCGAACAAGTGTCGTTCGGCATTGCCGTGCGCATGGCGGTGATGAGTATCGTCGCCGCAAACCACGGGTAGGCGACGCCATGAAACTGCATCTGAAGGGTGGCCGCGTCATCGATCCTGCGACGCGAACCGACCGGGTTCAGGACGTCTTCATTGCCGAAGGCAACATCGCTTCGCTGGGCGAGATGCCCGCCGATTTCACCGCAGAGCGCACGTTCGATGCGACGGGGCTGGTCGTCATGCCGGGGCTGGTGGATCTCGCCGCGCGCCGCGTGACGGTGGCCAGTGAAGCGGCAGCGGCGCTGGCCGGTGGTGTAACGCGCGTGGTTTGTCCGCCCGATGCCGATCCCGTGCTGGACAAGCCCGACCTTGTCGAGATGTTGCAATTGCGCGCTCGCGCCACACATCTTGTGCAGGTCCACCCGCTGGGCGCGTTGAGCGTCGGCCTCGCGGGCCGTGAACTGACGGAAATGGCGCGATTGACGCAGGCGGGCTGCGTAGGGCTTTCGCAGGCCAATGCGCCGATGACCGATAACCGCACGTTCTTGCACGCGCTGCAATACGCGGGCACGTTTGGTCTGACGGTATGGCTACGTGCGCAGGACGCCGCGCTGGCTGCGGGTGGCGTGGCCGCGAGTGGGGCCGTGGCGTCGCGTCTTGGTCTGGCCGGGATTCCGGTGGTCGCCGAGACGATCGCGCTCCACACAATTCTTGAACTCGTGCGGGTGACCGGCACGCGGGTGCATCTGTGCCGCTTGTCGTCTGCCGCAGGGTTGGCGATTGTACGTGCGGCAAAGGCTGAAGGGTTGCCGGTGACGTGCGACGTTGCCGCGCATCACCTCCATCTGACGGACATGGATATCGGTTATTTTGATGCCCAGTACCGGCTTGATCCACCGCTGCGGGCCCAGCGCGACCGTGAGGCCATTCGGGAAGCGGCGCGCGACGGTACGATCGATGCCTTATGCTCGGACCATACGCCGCTCGCTGCCGATGCCCGTCTGGTACCGTTTGCGGACGCCACGCCTGGGGCGAGCGGGCTGGAGCTATTGCTTTCGCTGGTGCTGAAGTGGGCAGACGAGTCGCGCGTGCCGTTGGTCGACGCGCTGGCACGCGTGACGCATGCGCCGGCTCAGCGGCTCGCACATGTCGCGCCGGGCGCCGGCCGTCTCGCCCCGGGCCAGCCCGCCGATGTCTGCGTATTTGCGCCGTCGGCGCACTGGACGGTTGCCGCGCAGCATTTACGTAGCGCCGGTCATAACACCCCGTTCCTGGGATACGAATTGCCGGGGCGCGTATGCCTCACGTTGGTCGGTGGCCACGTGGCGCACGAAACCCTCGCCGTTTAGGATGCGATTGCCGTGCTCTTGATCAAAAAACTCCGCCTCGGCCTGCACCTCTCTCGCGGCCTGTTGACTGCGCTGCTGCTCTTCCCGTTTCTGAACGAAGCGGCGAAGCACCGCCGCATTCGTGCATGGTCGCAGAAGCTGCTGAAGCTGTGCGGCATGCGTCTTGAGGTCGATCAACATGCCGCGTTGCCCGACAGTGGCGTCATGCTGCTGTGCAACCACGTGTCCTGGATCGACATCTTCGCGATCAATGCGTGGCAACCGGTGCGCTTTGTCGCGAAGGCCGAAATTCGCCACTGGCCGCTGGTCGGCTGGCTATGCGTACAGACGCGCACGATCTTCCTGCAACGCGAGCGTCGTGCCGATGCGCGCCGCATCATGCATTACCTGTCCGATTGCCTGCGCGACGGCGACATCATCACGGTTTTCCCCGAAGGCACAACGACGGACGGACGCAGCCTGCTGCCGTTCCACGCCAATCTGTTACAAGCCCCGGTGAGCACCGGCAAGCCTGTGCAGCCGCTGTGCCTGTTCTACACCGATGCCTCGAGCGGGCGGCACACAATGGCCCCGGCTTACATTGGCGAGATGAGTCTGATCGAGTCCATCGACATGATTCTGCGCGCACCGCCGATGACGGTGCGACTGTCGGTTGGCGAGCCGCAGTATCCGCAGGAAGGGCAACATCGACGTGAGTTCGCGCTGGGCGCGCAGAAGGCGGTCGGCGACGCGTTGCAGGGCTTTTTGCCGGAGGCGGTGTTGCCGCAAAGCGGTTCGGTCGGCTCGCGCGATTCCGTGCTGAGCGACGAAGAGGGCGATGCGGCACAGGCGGTTCAGGTCTGACGCGCGGCGATACGCGGTACGACCGCAAAAAAAAACGGCGCCTGAATGGCGCCGTTTTTTGTTGGGAGGCGTCGCGCAGACGGGCGCAACCCCCGACCTCATTCGCCTTTGCGTTTCCCCGCTCTGTCGACCTTATCCATCTTGTCGCCTCGTTCGGCTTTATCCAGCTTATCGGCCTTCGCGGGCTTATCGGCTTTGTCCGGCTTGCGTGCGCTCTTGCCGATCTTCTCGGCTTTGGCAGCCTCAAAGGCATCTTCGGCCTTATCGGCCTTCTTCATTTTGGCGCGCTTCTTGCCGTCAGCCAGTGCGAATGGGTCGCGAATCTGCGGGCAATCGATCTGAATCAGCTCGCGCTTGGCTGGGGAGCTGGCGAGCTTCACCGCCGTCAATTTGCCGCCCCAGACGCAGCCCGTATCGAGGCCGAGGACGTTCTCGCGCATGACCAGACCGAGCGCCGACCAGTGACCAAAGACGACTGTGACATCGGCTGTGCGACGGCCCGGCAATTCGAACCATGGCTTCAGTTCGGTCGTGGCCGCATCGGCGCCTTCCTTGATCTTGAAGTCGATGCGCCCGTCTGCGGTGCAGAAGCGCATGCGAGTCAGCGCGTTGATCGTGAGACGCTGCCGGTCCTCGTCGATGAGCCCTTCCTGCCACTGATCGGGCTGGTTGCCGAACATCCGCGAGAGGAACGTTTTCCACGCCGGGCCGCGCAATTGAGTCTCGACATCGCGTGCGAGCGTAATGACTTGCGTGGCATCCCATTGGGGTAGCACGCCGGCATGCACCATCAGATGGCCATGCGCGAGGTGCGCGAGTGGTCGATGGCGGACCCAGTCGATAAGGGCATCGCGGTCGGGAGCGTTGAGAATATCGTCGATAGTGTCGCTGCCGTGGGCCTGACGCACACCCGCCGCCACGGCCAGCAGATGCAGATCGTGATTGCCGAGGATGGCCGTCGCGCGATTGCCCAGCGCAATGACCTGACGCAGCGTGTCGAGCGAACGCGGGCCGCGATTGATGAGATCGCCCGCGAGCCAGAGATCCGCGTCCTCGGGCAGGCGTGCGAGCAGTTGTTCAAACGACGTCTGGCAACCTTGCAGGTCGCCGATGGCATAGATGTCACGCATTGCTTAGGAGGCGCTGTCTTGTCTGTGGTTCCGATCCGGGGGATTCCATGTGCCGCGGCGATTCACCTCCGGTGCATCACCCCCCGTCGTCGTTTATTTCTTGTAAATCAGCCAGCGTGGTGCCTTGAAGCGAACGATGCGCAGATACAGCCAGACATACGTCACCATAAAGGCGACGCAGCACAGCGCCAGCACCAGGCTATGTCGCCAGAAAACCGTTGCCGGGATCACTGCCAACAAGCATAGCAGCCAAAGGTACGGCGACGTCAAGGAGTTGCGTTGCGTCAGCGCGCTCGCCGTACGTGCGCCGGCGGCCCAGCGCATCAGCCGCTTGTAGACAAGCATGTGCAAATGCACGCCATCGGGAATGCCGGGCGAGATACCGCGTACGAAGCGTTTGCGATAGATCGAGAAGCAGACTTCGAAAGCCGGGTAAATCACCATGAGGGCGGGATACCACGGCGAGACCTGCGGGTTGCGCATGACCAGCAGCACGGCGATCTCGGCCAGCATGAAGCCGAGGAAATAGGCGCCGCCGTCGCCCAGAAAAATCAGGCCGCCGGGGAAGTTGAAGATGAAGAACCCGAGAATGGCGCCCACCATGATCATCGACGTGGTGAGCACAACGGGGTCCTGCACCTGAAACCCGACATAGCCGAGCGAGGCAAACATGATCATCGCGACCATGGCGGCAAGGCCGTTGAAGCCGTCGATGATGTTGATGGCGTTGGCCATGCCGGCAACGCACAGCACGGTCAGCGGTACCGACACGGCGACAATCATTAGCGCGCGATCGGCCATGCCGATGTCGATGCGGGTGATATGGATATCGAGTACGAGCCACGCCAGGAATGCAGCGAACACGGTGCAGACGAGGCGGACCGTCGGTGTGACCTTCTTGGTCAGATCCTCGATGAAGCCGGAGAGGAAGGCGGGCAACCCGCAGGCGACGAGCAACAGGATGTCGCGCGAGACCTTGGGGTATGAGATACCCAGCGCTGCGGCAGCGACGAGCAGTCCCATAAGAATGCCCACGCCGCCAATGCGCGGCACCGGGAGTACGTGAAACTTCTGCACCCCGGCGACATCGCTATCGCCAGAGAAGCGGGAATGAACGTGCGCGTAGCGCACGATCAGCAGCGTCGCGACAAACGACACGACGAGAGCGATGGCGAGACTCAGCATGATGCGGTGCGATAGCCGGTGATACGGCTATCGAGGAGAGGATTCGGAAGGTGTCTTACTTTTTCTTAAAAATTATCCACCGCGGCGAGCGGAATCGTACGATTCGCTGATACAGCCAGACATACACCACGATGAACACGAGACAACATGCGGCGAGCAAAGCGCTATGTCGCCAGAAGATCGTTGCCGGGACGACGGCGGACAGACAAAGCACCCACAGGTACGGCGACGTCATTGAATTGCGCCGTGCGAGTTGCGCGGCAACCTTCGAGCCAACCGCCCAGCGCAGTACGCGCTTGTAGATGAGCATGTGCAAGTGCACCCCATCCGGCATGCTGGGGGACACCCCCCGAACAAAGCGCCGTCGGTAGATCGAAAAACAGACTTCGAAAATCGGGTAAATCAGCATGAGTGCCGGATACCATGGGGAAACCATCGGGTTTCGCATCACCAGCAATATGGCGAGTTCCGCGAGCATGAACCCAATGAAATAGGCGCCACCGTCCCCCAGGAAAATCAGTCCGTTCGGATAATTCAAAATGAAAAAACCGAGAACGGCGCCAATCATGATCATTGCCGCCGAAAGCACGACACTATCGCCGACTTGAAAAGCGACGTAGCCAAGTGACGCGAACATGAATATGCTGACCATCGCGGCAAGGCCGTTAAAGCCATCGATGATATTGATCGCATTCGTCATGGCTGCGGTACACACAACGGTCAGCGCAACCGAAATCAACGGAATCGCCAGAAGGCTATCGATCGGTGCGATACCAATGCGATTGATATGAATGCCCAACACCCAATAGGCCACAAGAGCCGATGCCATCGCGCATAACAAACGAACGCGCGGCGAGACACGTTTGGTAATGTCCTCGATGAATCCGCCCAGAAATACCGGCGCGGCGCAGGCGGTAAGCAGCAGGGTTTCCTCTAGTCGTCCGCCACGATAATTGAACGTTGCAAACGTGGCTGCCACGAGCAGGCCGAGCATAATGCCCAGTCCTCCAATGCGGGGCACCGGGTGGGCATGAACCTTCTGAACCCCTTTCGTATCGCTGTCGCTGGAGAAATGCGCATGCACATGGGCATACCGCACAATGAGCAGCGTAGTGATAAATGAAACCACCAATGCCAATGTCAGGTTCAGCATAGTACGGACAAGTTAATCGCGTTGCTTAGTTCTTATGTGCGATTGATGTGCACGCTAAATCCCGATTAAACGTGGGTCGGGTATCGCGGGCGCCCCCCATTGACCTCGCCGAGTATTCTCAGATACTCGGCAATCACCAATCGCTCGTCGAAATTGTGCGCTACTTTAGCACGCCCGGCGTGCCCGACCGCCGTAAGATCTTGGGTCTGCATGCTCGCCACCTGTGTCATTCGTATTGCCAATGCTGTCGAGTCCTGCGCCGGTACGACCCATCCCGTGACTCCTTCGGTCACCACCTCACGGCATCCGTGAACGTCGGTCGTGATGACCGGGCGCCCCATGGCGCTCGCCTCGAGTAGCGTGCGCGACAGGCCTTCGCGGTAGGATGGCAGCACGATGCAATGAGATTGCGCGATGAAGGGCCGTACTTCCTGTGTCACACCCAAATACTCGACGAGGCCCTCCCGCTCCCACGCGGCGACCTGTTCTCGTGAGATTGCCGTCGGATTCTCGACATCGGCGGGGCCTAGCAACTGGCATCGAACGTGCGGCATCGACGCTTTGAGCGCACGCGCGGCCTCCACGAACTCCAACACCCCCTTGTCCCGCAACAACCGTGCAATCAGCAGGAATCGGAACGTACCGTCGTTGGCGGGCCACGGAGCCAGGGCGAAATGATTAAGGTTGACGCCTTCTCCGGGAAGCAAGCGCGCTTTGCGGATATCGACCAGTCCGCCTCGGACCATGGCATCGAAGTCCGACTCGTTGAGCAACCAGTTTTCCATCGTGTGCCGGAATGCATACCGGTACAACACACGGACAACATGGGTAATGAATGACTTGTTGATGAACACCGTGCCCAGGCCTGTCGTGATGGAGACCGACGGAATACCCGCCCAGCGGGCCGCTACGGCACCATAAATGTTCGGCTTGATTGTGTAATGGAAGCAGACGGCCGGGCGAATTCGTCGGTACAGACGGTACAGGCGCAGTGTCAGGGCGATATCTTGAAACGGGTTCTGGCCCTTCGATGCCATCGGCATGATGTGCACCGTGCAGCCCATTTCGCGCAGCAATGGCGCGTAGTCGTCGTCCGGGGCGACGACGTGGACCGGATGCCCGTCGGCCAGCAATGCCCGAATCGGCCCCCCCCGGAAGTTATGGATCGACCAGAAGGAGTTCGAGCAAAAAAGAACAGGTGCTTGCATGAGATTCAGTGAGTTACGGCGCGTGCCGCAGCCAGTCGGGCATAGGTCTCGAGCCATCGTGTGAGAACGGCATCGAGAGAGTAATGGGCGACGATGCGCTCGCGATTGGCGACACCGGTGGCGTAGCGCACGCTCGCGTCGGCGCGCAGTTGGCGAAGCAGGGCGCCGCCGAGTGCCTGCGCATCGCCTACAGGCACCAGCGCGTTGCCGGCGCCGCTGCCGATCAGTTCGCGCACCCCGCCGCAATCGGTCGACACCACGGGCAACCCGCTCGCCATCGCCTCGCCGACGACGAGCGGCAACCCCTCCCACGCTGACGACATGACGTACACATCTGCGGCACACATCCACTGTGCAACGTCGTTGCGACGCCCGAGCAACGTGATGGCGCCGGTGAGCCCGCGGGCGTCGATGCTTGCCTGAATCGTGTCGCGCAGCGGCCCGTCGCCTGCGATGAACAGGCGTGCCTCAGGCAATTCGCGGAGTACGTGGGCGAACGCGTCGACCAGTGTCGGATAGTCTTTGGCGTCGACCATCCGGCCGGCGGCGAAGACGATAGGCCCGTCGACGGGCAAATTCTCGGAAGCCCCGGATGGCGCTGCCTGAGCGGCGGCACGCCACTGCGTGCGCGTTTGCACGTCGGGCCGGTAACGTGTCGTATCGATGCCGTTGGGCATGCTCGCGATACGCGCGGCAGGCGCGGCGCGTTGTGCGACGAATGCCGCCACGGCGTCGTCGCTGACGTTAGTCGTAAGATCCGTCCACCGGTCGGTCAGCCGGTAGGCCAGCATCCGCAGACGTCCCCCTTCGTTACGGCTGTGGGCGCTCGTGACAAGCACCGGCATAGGCACAAACCAGCGCGCCACGCGTGCGAGCAGATTGGCATGCACCATGTGGGCGTGTACGACATCCGGCCGCCACGCGCGCAGATGCGAGACGAGCCTCCGCATGGCGCACGCGAGCGACCACGGCGTCTTGCCCGCTTTCAGTTCGATGAGCGTGAGTCGCGGCGACTCCGGCAGCGCGATTGCACAATTGCCGGTCAACGAGATCAACGCGACGTCATGACCGCGGGCGAGATCCGCCACCTGAGTTTCTGCGCCGCCCAGTTGCAGGCCGGTGACGAACAGGGCGATCCTCATCGTGTGCCCTCCGGTGCCGACGTGTCACCATTCCACAGGGCTTCCCAGCGCGCCGCGATGGCATCGGGGCGGAAGTCCTGCGCATGCGCGTAGCCGGCCAGACCGAGCCTGCGGCGCAGCGACGCGTCGCCGATCAGCCGCACGAGCGCGCGAGCCAGCGCGTCGAGGTCGCCGTCGTTCACGACGAGACTGTCGACCTCGTCGTTCAAGAGCGCACGCGGCCCGGCGTCGGCCGCGTAAGCCACCACGGGAACCGCATAGGCCTTCGCCTCGATGAGCACCAGCCCGAAACTCTCGCGTCGCGACGGCAGGCAGTAGATCGCCGCCTGTGCATAGTGCTGGGCAATGTCAGTCACGGCGGGCAGCACCTCGACGCTGTCGCCGACCCCCGCATCGCTCGCCTGCCGGCGCAGGGCATCGCGCAACGTCCCATCGCCCACGATCCGCACATGCCAGCCGGGAGCCTCTTGCGCGACGCGTGCCCACGCGTCGATCAACCGATCGAAGCCTTTCTCGGCAATGAGGCGTCCGACGGCCAGAATGCAGCGCGCGTCGTCATGCGCCGGCGGTGAGTCGGGTATCGCGATACCGAGCGGATTGGGCAGTGCGACGAACTGCGCGCGAGCGTTCGGATGATGCTGCTGCCAGGCGGCGCGATCGGCATCCGTTAGCACGACGACCGTGTGGCACCTGCGCGCCGCCAACGCTCGCGCCCAGCGGCGTGCACGTCGGCCGAGGTCGCTGGCATACGTGCTGTGTTCCCAGGCGATGCGTTGCAGCGACAGCCCCAGCGTGGCCGGCACCGTGTAAAGCGCGAGCATCGGATCGACGTCGATCATGACATCGATGTTGTGCTCGCGCACATAACGCCGCACCTGCCGCAC includes:
- a CDS encoding glycosyltransferase family 4 protein codes for the protein MPNPPHATALRTVCLFTGTLAAFAGAERATATLANALAARGHRVHVLSLWGHTPVFPLTPGVRHHAMFAERVPFKRHYLSIVRQVRRYVREHNIDVMIDVDPMLALYTVPATLGLSLQRIAWEHSTYASDLGRRARRWARALAARRCHTVVVLTDADRAAWQQHHPNARAQFVALPNPLGIAIPDSPPAHDDARCILAVGRLIAEKGFDRLIDAWARVAQEAPGWHVRIVGDGTLRDALRRQASDAGVGDSVEVLPAVTDIAQHYAQAAIYCLPSRRESFGLVLIEAKAYAVPVVAYAADAGPRALLNDEVDSLVVNDGDLDALARALVRLIGDASLRRRLGLAGYAHAQDFRPDAIAARWEALWNGDTSAPEGTR